One segment of Macrotis lagotis isolate mMagLag1 chromosome 1, bilby.v1.9.chrom.fasta, whole genome shotgun sequence DNA contains the following:
- the MOCS3 gene encoding adenylyltransferase and sulfurtransferase MOCS3, with protein MAELRLPESELRKGERGGGREGASGARPPEEPPRGAPAALAASGSPGPGRPRPPAPPPPLGLAQSLGDESGSSSGRLRGSSMALSEEALALQAEVALREEELRLLRLRLEAAAAQPAPRRAPEPPPPPPPPPKAALSREEILRYSRQLVLPELGVRGQLRLAASAVLVVGCGGLGCPLAQYLAAAGVGRLGLVDHDVVELSNLHRQVLHGEARAGQAKAHSAAAALGRLNSAVQCVPYAQALTPATALDLVRRYDVVADCSDNAPTRYLVSDACVLAGRPLVSASALRLEGQLSVYHYEGGPCYRCVFPRPPPADAVTSCADGGVLGAVPGVLGCLQALEVIKIAAGLGPSYSGSLLLFDGLGGQFRRVRLRGRRPDCAVCGDRPTVTRLQDYEAFCGSSATDKCRALQLLSPEERVSAAHYKRVLDAGEPHLLLDVRPKVEADICGLPHALHIPLSHLERRDGPSLDLLGEAVREGKRGIPRGTLFPVFVICKLGNDSQKAVKVLQSLSIKELDSLLARDIVGGLMAWATKIDPTFPQY; from the coding sequence ATGGCGGAACTGCGCCTACCGGAATCGGAACTACGTAAAggggagcgggggggggggcgggaaggaGCGTCTGGAGCGAGGCCTCCGGAGGAGCCGCCTCGCGGTGCTCCCGCCGCCCTCGCCGCCTCCGGCTCCCCAGGCCCCGGCCGGCCTCGGCCACCggccccccctcccccacttgGTCTGGCCCAGTCGCTAGGAGACGAAAGCGGAAGCTCGTCCGGCCGCCTGCGGGGGAGCAGCATGGCGCTGAGCGAGGAGGCGCTGGCCTTGCAGGCTGAAGTCGCTCTGCGCGAGGAGGAGCTCCGGCTCCTCCGACTGCGCCTGGAGGCGGCGGCGGCCCAGCCGGCCCCGCGGCGGGCGcccgagccgccgccgccgccgccgccgccgcccaaGGCCGCCCTGTCCCGGGAGGAGATCCTCCGCTACAGCCGCCAGCTGGTGCTGCCGGAGCTGGGCGTGCGCGGGCAGCTGCGCCTGGCCGCCTCGGCGGTGCTGGTGGTGGGCTGCGGCGGCCTGGGCTGCCCGCTGGCGCAGTACCTGGCGGCGGCCGGCGTGGGCCGCCTGGGCCTCGTGGACCACGACGTGGTGGAGCTGAGCAACCTGCACCGCCAGGTCCTGCACGGCGAGGCGCGGGCCGGCCAGGCCAAGGCGCACTCGGCCGCCGCCGCCCTGGGCCGCCTCAACTCGGCCGTGCAGTGCGTGCCCTACGCCCAAGCGCTCACCCCGGCCACCGCCCTGGACCTGGTCCGCCGCTACGACGTGGTGGCCGACTGCTCGGACAACGCGCCCACCCGCTACCTGGTGAGCGACGCGTGCGTGCTGGCCGGCCGGCCCCTGGTGTCTGCCAGCGCGCTGCGCCTGGAGGGCCAGCTCTCCGTGTACCACTACGAGGGCGGGCCCTGCTACCGCTGCGTCTTCCCCCGGCCGCCCCCGGCCGACGCGGTCACCAGCTGCGCCGACGGGGGCGTCCTGGGCGCCGTGCCCGGCGTGCTCGGCTGCCTGCAGGCGCTCGAGGTGATCAAGATCGCGGCCGGCCTCGGGCCCTCCTACAGCGGCAGCCTCCTGCTCTTCGACGGCCTCGGCGGCCAGTTCCGCCGCGTCCGGCTCCGGGGCCGGCGGCCGGACTGTGCCGTGTGCGGGGACCGGCCCACGGTGACCCGCCTGCAGGACTACGAAGCCTTCTGCGGCTCCTCGGCCACGGACAAGTGCCGGGCCCTGCAGCTGCTCTCCCCCGAGGAGCGGGTCTCCGCTGCCCACTACAAGCGGGTGCTGGACGCCGGGGAGCCTCACCTGCTGCTGGACGTGCGGCCCAAGGTGGAGGCGGACATCTGCGGCCTGCCTCATGCCCTCCACATCCCGCTGAGCCACCTGGAGCGCAGGGACGGCCCGAGCCTGGACCTCTTAGGGGAGGCCGTCAGGGAAGGGAAGCGGGGCATTCCGAGGGGGACGCTTTTCCCGGTCTTTGTGATCTGCAAGCTGGGGAATGATTCTCAGAAGGCGGTGAAGGTGCTACAGAGCCTGTCCATCAAAGAATTGGACTCCTTGTTGGCCAGAGATATCGTGGGAGGTCTCATGGCCTGGGCCACCAAAATAGATCCCACGTTTCCACAGTATTGA